A part of Legionella sainthelensi genomic DNA contains:
- the tgt gene encoding tRNA guanosine(34) transglycosylase Tgt, with protein MKTFSCQVLHKHSATQARVTRVVTAHGEFMTPVFMPVGTRAGVNNMTPIELREAHSQIILGGNTYHMLCAPGMKVIEQAGGMHPFMGWHGPMLTDSGGFQVFSLSKNNEICTIDEEGAHFKLPGSQGLIHMTPEMSLETQKIIGADIIMAFDQCTPDSCTRDEVSQIMTRTHRWLKQSMDYHRQYPHSRYGYEQALFGIIQGGTFKDLRRESADFVSSMNPEGIAIGGETIGFNMATTVEVIRWVRDYLPENKPRYTMGVGMSPQDLLEVVAEGIDMFDCVAPTRNARHGSLYCGELVREGNWMRFVSEYENERIQIKKACFADDMSPIMAQCTCYTCRHYSRAYLHQLSKQKTNLFTALASIHNVHVMHDVCDKMRDLIINESAI; from the coding sequence ATGAAAACTTTCTCCTGCCAGGTGTTACACAAACACTCAGCTACTCAGGCACGCGTGACGCGGGTTGTTACCGCTCATGGTGAATTTATGACTCCAGTTTTTATGCCAGTAGGTACGCGAGCGGGAGTCAACAATATGACCCCGATTGAATTGCGTGAGGCACATAGCCAAATCATTTTAGGGGGTAATACTTATCATATGTTATGTGCTCCAGGAATGAAAGTTATTGAACAAGCAGGAGGGATGCATCCTTTTATGGGATGGCATGGCCCTATGTTAACCGATAGTGGTGGTTTCCAGGTTTTTAGTTTATCCAAGAATAATGAAATTTGTACTATTGATGAAGAGGGGGCGCATTTTAAATTGCCTGGCAGTCAGGGCTTGATTCACATGACTCCAGAAATGTCCTTAGAGACTCAGAAAATTATTGGTGCAGATATAATTATGGCATTTGACCAATGTACTCCAGACAGTTGTACCAGGGATGAAGTGAGTCAAATCATGACGCGTACGCATCGCTGGTTAAAACAATCAATGGATTATCATCGTCAATATCCCCATTCACGATATGGGTATGAGCAAGCCCTCTTTGGCATAATCCAAGGTGGGACTTTTAAAGATCTGCGCCGTGAAAGTGCCGATTTTGTATCTTCAATGAATCCAGAAGGTATTGCTATAGGTGGCGAAACTATAGGATTTAATATGGCTACTACAGTGGAGGTCATTCGCTGGGTTCGTGATTACTTACCTGAAAATAAGCCCCGTTATACCATGGGAGTAGGAATGTCCCCCCAGGATCTTTTAGAGGTGGTGGCAGAAGGAATCGATATGTTTGATTGCGTGGCGCCAACTCGTAATGCGCGCCATGGTTCTTTGTATTGTGGGGAGCTTGTGCGCGAAGGTAACTGGATGCGCTTTGTCAGTGAATATGAAAACGAGCGAATTCAAATAAAAAAAGCATGCTTCGCTGATGATATGTCGCCAATCATGGCACAATGTACCTGTTATACATGTCGCCATTACTCACGTGCTTATTTGCATCAACTTTCGAAGCAAAAAACGAATTTATTTACGGCATTAGCAAGTATTCATAATGTTCATGTCATGCATGATGTTTGTGATAAAATGCGTGATTTGATAATTAATGAGAGTGCGATATAG
- the thrS gene encoding threonine--tRNA ligase yields MPNIKLPDGSVKQFEAPLTVYDVAHSISPGLAKAALAGRVDNRLVDTSYLIKNDCALVILTEKQEEGLEVIRHSTAHLLAQAVKSIFPSAQVTIGPVVEDGFYYDFAFQRAFTPEDLELIEAKMVELAKANHPVTRRELPRDEAIQYFKSIGEEYKAKIIADIPKDEVLSLYKQGDFEDLCRGPHVPATGFLKAFKLTKLAGAYWRGDSNNEMLQRIYGTAWADKKALADYLFRLEEAEKRDHRKLGKSLELFHFQDIAPGMVFWHPKGWTIYQELERYMRDRLADFGYQEIRTPQLVDRVLWEKSGHWANFRDEMFVTETENRHYAVKPMNCPCHVQVFNQGLKSYRDLPLRFSEFGNCHRCEPSGSLHGLMRVRNMVQDDAHIFCTEDQIQSEVAMMLELVQSVYTDFGFTEIKYRLALRPEKRVGSDEVWDKAEAALKQAMKDRNIEWIDAPGEGAFYGPKIECSLSDCLGRIWQCGTIQVDFSMPGRLDAIYIAEDGSKQTPVMLHRAILGSFERFMGILIEHYAGKLPLWLSPVQAVIMTITEKQSEYAEKVTQILQKKGIRANFDLRNEKIGFKIREHTLQKVPYLLVIGDKEVESGQVAVRTREGADLGVMTIDTICDTLMQEIMHKGSINN; encoded by the coding sequence ATGCCAAACATTAAATTGCCTGATGGGAGTGTAAAACAGTTTGAAGCGCCGTTAACTGTATATGATGTCGCTCATAGTATAAGTCCTGGGCTTGCTAAGGCCGCTTTGGCTGGCCGTGTTGATAACCGATTAGTTGATACTTCTTATCTGATTAAAAATGATTGTGCATTAGTGATTCTTACTGAAAAACAAGAAGAAGGTCTTGAGGTTATTCGTCACTCTACCGCTCATTTATTAGCACAAGCTGTTAAAAGTATTTTTCCTTCAGCTCAAGTAACTATTGGTCCAGTGGTTGAAGATGGTTTTTATTATGATTTTGCTTTTCAAAGAGCCTTTACTCCCGAGGATTTGGAATTAATTGAAGCTAAAATGGTTGAGTTGGCAAAAGCGAATCACCCAGTGACGCGTAGAGAATTACCGCGTGATGAAGCAATCCAGTATTTTAAGAGCATTGGTGAAGAATACAAGGCGAAGATTATTGCTGATATTCCTAAAGATGAAGTGCTCTCGTTATACAAACAAGGTGATTTTGAAGATCTCTGTCGTGGTCCTCATGTCCCTGCAACGGGTTTTTTAAAAGCGTTCAAATTGACTAAATTAGCTGGAGCTTATTGGCGTGGTGACTCCAATAATGAAATGTTACAGCGTATTTATGGTACTGCTTGGGCGGATAAAAAGGCACTGGCGGATTATTTGTTCCGCCTCGAAGAGGCTGAAAAACGCGATCATCGCAAGTTGGGTAAAAGTCTTGAGTTGTTTCACTTTCAAGATATTGCCCCTGGAATGGTTTTTTGGCATCCCAAAGGATGGACTATTTATCAAGAACTAGAGCGTTATATGCGTGATCGCTTAGCTGATTTCGGTTATCAAGAAATTAGAACACCACAGCTGGTAGATCGTGTGCTTTGGGAAAAGTCAGGACATTGGGCAAATTTTAGAGATGAGATGTTTGTTACTGAGACAGAAAATCGTCACTATGCGGTGAAGCCAATGAATTGTCCTTGCCACGTTCAAGTATTTAATCAAGGATTAAAAAGTTATAGAGATTTACCTCTAAGATTTTCAGAGTTTGGTAATTGCCACAGATGCGAACCATCAGGATCCTTGCATGGATTGATGCGAGTTCGTAATATGGTTCAAGATGATGCTCATATCTTCTGTACGGAAGACCAAATTCAATCTGAAGTAGCTATGATGTTAGAGCTTGTTCAGTCAGTATATACTGATTTTGGATTCACTGAGATTAAATATCGCTTGGCATTACGACCCGAAAAAAGAGTAGGCAGTGATGAAGTGTGGGATAAAGCCGAAGCGGCCTTAAAACAAGCGATGAAAGACAGAAATATAGAGTGGATCGATGCGCCAGGTGAGGGGGCTTTTTATGGACCCAAAATTGAATGCTCTCTATCTGATTGCTTAGGTAGAATTTGGCAATGTGGCACGATACAAGTTGATTTTTCGATGCCAGGGCGTTTGGATGCTATTTATATTGCCGAAGATGGTAGCAAACAAACTCCAGTCATGTTGCATCGTGCTATCTTAGGGTCATTTGAACGCTTTATGGGGATTTTGATCGAACATTATGCAGGGAAATTACCCTTGTGGTTGTCGCCTGTACAAGCAGTCATCATGACAATTACTGAGAAACAGAGCGAGTATGCTGAAAAAGTAACACAAATTTTGCAAAAAAAAGGAATTCGTGCCAACTTTGACTTGAGAAATGAGAAAATTGGTTTTAAAATTCGCGAGCATACATTACAAAAAGTCCCCTATCTATTAGTAATAGGGGATAAAGAAGTTGAATCAGGCCAAGTTGCTGTACGTACACGAGAGGGTGCAGACTTGGGTGTGATGACAATAGATACAATTTGTGATACCTTGATGCAAGAAATTATGCATAAAGGGTCAATTAATAATTAA
- a CDS encoding YbdK family carboxylate-amine ligase: MRSQLNESLSKLAEDIAQPDHQEEICFNSGGVLTLGVEIELQLIDAETYNLSSRAEDILAAMSHIEKVKPEFYLSTIEVNTNKCEIVQEVEDDLYATLFELQHVSKKLGILLSTTGSHPFSKYADWEISPTARYLDLIDRNQWLTRRMSVYGLHVHLGMSSGEECIRFNNFFMYFLPHLLALSSSSPFWQGIDTGLASCRPTTYEALPTAGQPYHVRSWQDFEHLYKTLKSCGSIKSLKDLWWDLRPSPNFGTLEIRVCDGTATLAETLALVALIHTLAHWFADNGSWLESVAYPPYWLSRENKWRAIRYGLDAELVMNTEGKIKLMREDINEWIEKLKPYIEQLNYQTYFATLQAIMSSGTSTERQRKVFAYNKCFKDVVKHNVSEFLLQVPLYRRELIVS; encoded by the coding sequence ATGCGAAGTCAACTCAACGAATCCTTATCCAAATTAGCTGAAGATATTGCTCAACCAGACCATCAAGAAGAAATTTGTTTTAATAGTGGGGGCGTCCTCACTTTAGGCGTAGAAATTGAACTGCAGCTCATCGATGCAGAAACTTACAATCTGAGTTCCAGAGCAGAAGACATTCTTGCAGCGATGTCTCATATTGAAAAAGTTAAGCCAGAATTTTACTTAAGCACTATTGAAGTAAACACGAACAAATGTGAGATTGTTCAGGAAGTTGAAGATGATCTTTATGCAACATTATTTGAACTTCAACACGTATCAAAAAAACTTGGAATATTACTCTCAACAACAGGCTCTCACCCATTTTCTAAATATGCGGATTGGGAGATTTCGCCAACTGCTCGTTATTTAGATTTAATTGATCGTAATCAATGGCTTACACGCCGCATGAGTGTCTATGGTCTACATGTCCATTTAGGGATGTCGAGTGGCGAAGAATGCATACGGTTTAATAATTTTTTTATGTATTTTCTTCCCCATCTGTTAGCTCTTTCTTCAAGTTCACCATTTTGGCAAGGAATAGATACGGGGCTTGCTTCATGTCGTCCGACTACGTACGAAGCCCTTCCTACAGCTGGCCAACCTTACCATGTTCGCTCATGGCAAGATTTTGAGCATTTATATAAAACACTAAAATCATGTGGCTCTATAAAGTCGCTCAAAGATTTATGGTGGGATCTAAGGCCAAGCCCAAATTTTGGAACATTGGAAATTCGTGTCTGTGATGGCACCGCGACACTTGCAGAAACTTTGGCTCTAGTTGCTTTGATACATACTCTTGCTCATTGGTTTGCTGATAATGGAAGCTGGCTTGAGTCAGTAGCCTATCCTCCTTACTGGCTATCTCGGGAAAACAAGTGGAGAGCCATTCGCTATGGTTTAGATGCGGAGTTAGTGATGAACACAGAGGGCAAAATCAAATTAATGCGTGAAGACATTAATGAGTGGATCGAAAAATTAAAACCGTATATCGAGCAGCTTAACTATCAAACCTATTTTGCAACACTGCAAGCGATTATGAGTTCGGGAACGAGCACGGAGCGCCAAAGAAAAGTGTTCGCTTACAATAAATGTTTTAAAGACGTTGTGAAGCATAATGTGAGTGAGTTTTTACTGCAAGTTCCTTTATACAGACGCGAGCTGATTGTTTCTTGA
- a CDS encoding helix-turn-helix domain-containing protein produces the protein MEKNHLAKQFADRLRDAMITAGYNSQRSTSGVCIHKLSEITGYSLQICRKYLRGEAIPEPIKLIDIAAKLQVSPGWLLFGDPLHDQEISQDKISINKTLLHYIIAKSSYLYNSSLSEPEISRFLLELINDVSLINADENQSKKIIDLALASVKHFSKL, from the coding sequence ATGGAAAAAAACCACCTAGCGAAACAATTCGCTGATCGTTTACGTGATGCCATGATTACAGCTGGGTACAACTCCCAACGATCTACCTCTGGAGTATGTATCCATAAACTTTCTGAAATTACAGGTTATTCACTACAAATATGTCGTAAGTATCTTCGTGGAGAAGCCATTCCTGAACCGATAAAACTAATAGACATTGCCGCAAAACTTCAAGTTTCTCCTGGTTGGTTATTATTTGGTGATCCTCTTCATGATCAAGAGATCTCGCAAGATAAAATTTCTATTAACAAAACTTTGCTTCACTATATCATCGCAAAATCATCGTATCTCTATAACAGTTCTTTATCAGAACCTGAAATATCTCGTTTTTTACTGGAACTAATTAATGATGTCAGCCTAATTAATGCCGATGAAAATCAATCTAAAAAAATTATTGATTTAGCGTTAGCCTCGGTAAAACATTTTTCTAAGCTTTAA
- a CDS encoding trimeric intracellular cation channel family protein, which yields MLLHYLFIIGICVEAITGALAAGRKKMDFFGVMLIASIAALGGGTVRDTLFNTYPLTWVIHPEYLIYTSLCAFLTIFIAHSLIRIIKIFLILDALGLSTFVIIGTQKALHHGLSPSIAIISGMITGICGGMLRDILCNDIPLVLRKELYAVIALAGALLFITLEYFNIPENINVIITFASIFTARLLAIFFHIEIPVFDYSESIKKRKRKS from the coding sequence ATGTTACTTCATTATTTATTTATCATAGGTATTTGCGTTGAAGCAATTACGGGAGCATTAGCTGCAGGACGAAAAAAAATGGATTTTTTTGGCGTTATGCTTATTGCAAGTATTGCTGCATTGGGCGGCGGAACGGTACGAGATACACTATTTAACACCTACCCCTTAACTTGGGTTATCCATCCTGAGTACCTCATATATACCTCTTTATGTGCTTTTCTAACTATATTTATTGCCCATTCCCTAATTCGGATTATTAAAATCTTTTTAATACTTGATGCATTAGGCTTATCTACTTTTGTCATTATTGGCACTCAAAAAGCGCTTCATCACGGGTTATCACCCAGTATTGCCATTATTAGTGGCATGATAACAGGGATCTGTGGGGGGATGTTACGCGATATTTTATGTAATGATATTCCCTTAGTATTGAGAAAAGAGCTTTATGCAGTAATTGCACTCGCTGGCGCATTACTTTTTATCACGCTTGAATATTTTAATATCCCGGAAAATATTAATGTAATTATCACATTTGCCAGTATTTTTACCGCGCGCCTATTAGCGATTTTCTTTCATATTGAAATACCTGTTTTCGATTATTCAGAGAGCATCAAAAAGCGCAAACGAAAATCATGA
- the rplT gene encoding 50S ribosomal protein L20 — MPRVKRGVIAKARHKKVMDQAKGYYGARSRTYRMAKQAVIKAGQYAYRDRRQKKRQFRALWITRINAQARECGLSYSRLIDGLKKASIELDRKVLADLAVHDKVAFAAIAEQAKTALAK; from the coding sequence ATGCCAAGAGTTAAACGTGGTGTGATCGCCAAAGCGCGTCACAAGAAGGTTATGGATCAAGCAAAAGGTTATTACGGTGCTCGTAGTCGAACCTATCGCATGGCCAAACAAGCAGTAATTAAAGCAGGTCAATACGCATACCGAGATAGACGTCAGAAAAAACGTCAATTTCGTGCCTTATGGATCACCCGTATTAATGCACAAGCTCGTGAATGCGGTTTATCATACAGCCGCTTAATTGATGGATTGAAAAAAGCATCAATTGAATTGGATAGAAAAGTATTGGCTGATCTGGCCGTTCATGACAAAGTAGCTTTTGCTGCAATTGCGGAACAAGCTAAGACTGCATTAGCAAAAT
- a CDS encoding peptidylprolyl isomerase: MIVISTSKGDIHIQLDTENTPATAENFLNYVRSGFYNNTIFHRVIAGFMIQGGGLDSDMKQKATQEPIKNEAKNAKPNKRGSIAMARTMDPHSATAQFFINVVDNPFLNYSGDHMQGFGYCVFGEVVEGMDVVDAIAKVKTGQHMGHADVPAEEISIVDVKEV, encoded by the coding sequence ATGATTGTAATTAGTACATCTAAAGGTGATATTCATATCCAGTTAGATACAGAGAATACTCCGGCAACAGCAGAGAACTTTCTTAATTATGTACGTAGTGGCTTTTATAATAACACAATCTTTCATCGTGTTATTGCGGGGTTTATGATTCAAGGTGGTGGGCTTGATTCAGATATGAAACAAAAGGCAACCCAAGAGCCTATCAAAAATGAAGCAAAAAATGCGAAACCCAATAAGAGAGGTTCTATTGCGATGGCTCGAACCATGGATCCCCATTCGGCAACAGCTCAATTTTTTATTAATGTTGTTGATAATCCATTTTTAAATTACAGTGGTGATCACATGCAAGGATTTGGCTATTGTGTTTTTGGTGAAGTAGTTGAAGGTATGGATGTTGTGGACGCTATTGCCAAAGTAAAAACAGGGCAGCATATGGGGCATGCAGATGTACCTGCGGAAGAAATAAGTATTGTCGATGTGAAAGAGGTATAA
- the rpmI gene encoding 50S ribosomal protein L35, with protein sequence MPKLKSHRGASKRFRKTASGAIKRRGAYRNHILTKKSTKQKRHLRVEAGTLKPCDARLAERMLHGS encoded by the coding sequence ATGCCGAAGTTGAAGTCACATCGCGGAGCGTCAAAACGTTTCCGTAAAACAGCAAGTGGCGCGATTAAACGTCGCGGTGCTTATAGAAATCATATCCTCACTAAAAAGTCTACCAAGCAAAAAAGACATTTACGTGTCGAAGCTGGAACTTTAAAGCCATGCGATGCACGTTTGGCTGAACGTATGTTGCACGGTAGTTAA
- the infC gene encoding translation initiation factor IF-3: MSAPTKRESDRARINEQINVPEVRLIDVDGNQAGIVSTREALRAAEEGGLDLVEISPTAKPPVCRIMDYGKFLFELSKKQAEARKKQKQIQVKELKFRPTTEDGDYQVKLRNLIRFLNHGDKVKITLRFRGREMAHQELGMKILERIQQDTAEFAIVEQHAKREGRQLLMVLSPKKTKS; this comes from the coding sequence ATTAGTGCACCAACTAAGCGTGAAAGTGATCGCGCACGAATTAATGAACAGATCAATGTACCTGAGGTACGCTTAATTGATGTCGATGGTAATCAGGCTGGGATTGTTTCCACACGTGAAGCCCTGCGCGCAGCGGAAGAAGGTGGATTGGACTTGGTGGAAATTTCTCCAACAGCTAAACCTCCTGTATGCCGTATTATGGATTATGGCAAGTTTCTCTTTGAGCTGAGTAAAAAACAAGCTGAAGCTAGAAAGAAGCAGAAGCAAATTCAGGTTAAAGAATTAAAATTCCGTCCAACAACGGAAGATGGAGATTATCAGGTCAAGCTACGCAACCTGATCCGTTTCCTAAATCATGGTGATAAAGTCAAAATTACACTGCGTTTTCGTGGTCGTGAGATGGCTCATCAAGAGCTGGGCATGAAAATTCTAGAGCGTATTCAGCAGGATACAGCTGAGTTTGCAATTGTGGAACAGCATGCAAAACGTGAAGGAAGACAGCTACTGATGGTATTATCGCCCAAAAAAACTAAAAGCTGA
- a CDS encoding MarR family winged helix-turn-helix transcriptional regulator, with protein sequence MQSEQRSKSIILALRKIMQQMDFHSRRLNKCYGLTVPQIVCLYEIYENGIMTISTLSKRVYLSMSTLVGVIDRLEEKEFVLRTRDIKDRRIIYIDITVKGREFVGAAPYLLHNRLNENLQALDENEQITLANSINLLVSLLKDI encoded by the coding sequence ATGCAATCGGAACAACGCTCCAAAAGTATCATTCTTGCTTTACGTAAGATCATGCAACAAATGGATTTTCATTCCAGAAGGTTAAATAAATGCTATGGTTTAACCGTACCGCAAATTGTATGCCTGTATGAAATTTATGAAAATGGAATAATGACCATCTCCACTCTTTCTAAAAGAGTATATTTGTCAATGAGCACTTTAGTAGGAGTAATCGATCGATTGGAGGAAAAGGAATTTGTCCTTCGCACGCGAGATATTAAAGATCGCCGCATTATCTATATTGATATAACTGTAAAAGGCAGAGAATTTGTAGGAGCAGCCCCATACCTTCTCCACAATAGATTAAATGAAAACCTGCAAGCTTTAGACGAAAATGAGCAGATAACTCTTGCTAACTCCATTAATTTACTAGTGAGCTTATTAAAAGATATATAA